One Natronorubrum halophilum genomic window, TGCTCGTTGAGCTGGTGGCCGGTCGACTGAACGGCCTGCGTTTCCGTCGATTCCTGCAGGCAGTCGACGTAGGCGACGCCGATCGAAATATCGTTTCCCTTGGCCCGCTCGACGGCCTGATTCGTGATGAACTTCGAACAGAGCGACTTGCCCGTTCCCGTCTTTCCGTAGACGAGCACGTTGTTCGGCGTATTGCCTCGAGTCGCCGGTTTGATCGCGTTCGCGAGGTTCATCAGTTCGTCTTCGCGACCGATGATTCGGTCGCCGTCGGGAAGGTGTGAGACTTGCAGGAGCTCTTTGTTCTGGAAGATCTCGTTTTCGCTCCCGAAGTAGTCCGTGGAATCCGACATTCAGTTATCGGAGATATCACCCGCCCCGTTCTTAAACGTTCGGAGCCTGGTTGCCGCTGTATATGCACAAATTTTGAGATAGAGTGGCTGAGGACTGGGAGCTACACCCCTCGGTGCCGCTGTATAGTCTCGATTTAACCCCGGAGTTCCGCTGTATAGACGGATCGGACCCCCGAATGCCGCTGTATAGCGAGAGTCGCGTTCGGACCGCCTGCGGACTGACGGGCGCACGGTTTGCCGTCGAACGCGATGATTTGCGGTCGGACGTAACCGGCTTTCAGTTTCGGTCGAACCGAAGAGTCCCCCTCCGGGGTTTCGCCCGGCAATACGATCGAGGTGAACGACGCGGAATTCCGTTGCGCCTCGAGCGAAGTACCCCCGAGTGCCGCTGTATAGTCCCGTTCCCTGGGAGGGAACCGGACGTGCTCCCGCCTCGATAATACCGTAGTTCCGCTGTATGGATTCAAAAGGGTTTCTATAGGGGGTAAGTCGACCGTTTTACACCCCTCGGTGCCGCTGTATGTGGGGACACAGACCCCGTGTTGCCGCTGTAACGATGTGTGGGTGCGTGGGCACCCGAAACGGTGGTCGGCGGCAAATGACCGACGGCAAACAGTACGGAAACGCTTCGCGAGGACGAGCTATGGAACCTGGTGAGCGACAGCGCAAGAGCGGACGAGGAACCAGAACCACAGGAGCGAACGAACAGACGGGACAAGTAGATCGAAGAACGAATTGGCCGGAAACGGACAGGAACGATGGTCGAAGCCGACTCGAGAAGCGGCGGCACGTTCGATACCGACCGAACGAGATCGCGTTCGATACGCTCAATGGACGATTACACAGAAGTGATATTTAAGCGTGTAGATTTGCCCCGTCCCGATCGCTTTCGTCACTCCTCGTTTGAAACAGGTTGGATCCTCATTTGAAACGGGTTCGGTCGAATTCTCGGGCAACGGACGCTCTTTCAGCCCCATACAGCGGCACCGAGGGGTGTCTCTCCACTGCGGTTACTCCGCAGCGCAGATCTCGACGAAGTTCCGCAGAATCCGGAGCCCGGTCTCGCCGCTCTTTTCCGGGTGAAACTGGGTTCCAAAGACGTTGCCCTCCTCGTTGGCGACGATCGACGGGAACTCGAGTTCGTAATCGGTCGTCGCGACCGTCGCACCCTCGTCGTCGGGAACCGCGTAGTAGGAGTGGACGAAGTAGGCGTACTGTCCATCGACACCGGCCACGAGCGGATGGTCACGCTCTACGTCCAACTCGTTCCAACCCATGTGCGGAACCTTCTGTCCCTCGGTAAACCGGACGTTAGTGCCCGGAACCAAATCGAGCCCCCGGACCGCGGACTCGCCGTCGTTTTCGCCCTCCTCACTGCTCGTCAGGAGCATCTGCATGCCGAGACAGATCCCGAACAGTGGGGTTCCGGATTCGGCGACCTCGAGGAGGTCCTCGCGGAGCGGGTCGGCGTTCTCGACGCCCTCGCGGAACGCGCCGACGCCGGGCAGAACGACGCCGTCGGCCGCGGCGAATGCCTCCGGATCGTCGGTAATCTCGACGTCGGCACCCGCGCGCTCTAAGCCGCGAGTGACGCTTCGCAGGTTCCCCAGCCCGTAATCGACGATGACAACCGAGGCGAGAGACTGCTCACTGGAAGACGTAACAGTGCTCATACCGGTACTCGGTGGGCCGCGTTCAAGTGCATTGCTCTTCGTGTAATCGTCTCGGGATCGACTCCCACAACCCGCGGCGGACTCCTACAACCCGCAGCAGAACCCTACAATCGAAGCAGAACCCCACAACCCGTAGCGGACTCCCACAACCCGCAGTGACGCGACTCAAAACCCATCAAGTCGCGTCTGTCCACCCTCGGAACCCTCCACGTCGGCGAGCTCGGCCGCCCGTTGCAGCGCGTTCTCGAACGTCTCCTCCTGGCTCCGGTCGTAGAGCGTCGCCGCCGGGTGGATGCAGATCAGTACCCGCCGCGGCGTGCCCTCGATGCGAACGTCCTCGACCGATCCCGCTTCCTTCGTGACCGCCACGGAGCGACCCAGCAGGTGCTCGCTGGGGACCTTCCCAAGGGTGACGATCACGTCCGGATCCAACCGGTCGAGTTCCCGCTCGAGGTAGCCGCGACAGTTCTCGAGTTCCGCTTTGTGGGGATCGCGGTTCTCCGGCGGTCGACAGCGTACGCAGTTGGTGATGCGGATATCATCGCGCGCGAGTCCGACGGTGCGGAGACCGTCGTCGAGTACCGTCCCGCTACGTCCGACGAAGGGTTCACCGTCGGCGTCCTCCTGTGCGCCCGGCCCCTCGCCGACGAACACCATGTCGGCGTCCTCGGGACCGGTTCCGTTGACGATTCGACTTCGAGAGTCCACGAGCGCCGGACAGCGCGTACACTCGGTTACGCAGAGATCCTCCATCTCTCCCATAGTAGTGGCTCAAACGGCCGCCTACTACGTCTTTCGGGTCGCAGATGCGTATCGTCTGCGGGATGTGACCGTAGTATCTAGCTTCGGGATGTGATCGTGAATCCGCGATTTTACTCGCGTGACCTGACGTACGAATCGCCCGCTCGAGCGGCCTGTCGGGCGACGCGAAGCGGCTCCGGGCGACCGCCGGCGGGCGTGAACGTCCGTACGACCGCCGCTGCGTCGTCGGCATCGCAACCGATGTGTCTGACGTAGACCGTTTCGTCGTTGACCGACAGCTGTCGACGGTCGGGAAGGGAGCGATACGTCTCGAGGCGCTCGGCGCGCTCGGTGCCGGAAAACGCGTCGTGGATGCCGTCCTCGAGACCGTCGCTCGCCTCGAAGGAGACGGCGATCACCGGTCGCTCGGCGGCCTCGTGAATCCGCGAGCACTCGAGCAGGTTGTACCACGCGGGTGCGATCGCGCCGAGCAGCACGTACCGGACGTCCGGACGGCAGAGTTCGCCGACGAGCGCCAGAACGGCGTCGGTCGCGTCGGTCCCGCCGACGGTACACGAGCGGTAGGCGAGTCCGTCGAGGACGCCGTCGGCACGAACGACAGCGCCGGCGAGCGTGCTCCGGTCGTTGTCAGGGTGGAACGACTCGGCGATACCCACCGCTCGCACCCCGCGTTTCATCGGATCAGGTCTCGTCTTTGATCTCTTTGAGCCGATCGAGCAACTCGTCGCTCGACGCGCCGTTTTCGAACTCGATCTCTCCGTTGTGGTCGTTTTCGTCGGATCGTACCCCGTTGGTGTCGTCAAAATCAGCCTCGACTTCCTGTTGCTCGGATTCGTCGTAGCTTCCGAATCCCATACGGTGTTCCCTTCGTGCTTACGGGTGAAAAATCTCGCGGTCGCGCAGTCCCTCGTCGGTCGCGATAGGCCCTCGTCACCGGTGTGGGCCTCCTACGTCGGGTTTACGATCTGCGAACCGAGCTCACGACCGGCGAACGGGCGGGTACGGACGGCACCATTTTGAGCCCGGCGCTCGACGCTTCGCGTATGGAAGTCCATCACGTCACCGAGGGCGCGGAGACGTTCACCTGCAACGCCTTTCTCGCGATCGGCGAGGAAACGACGCTGGTCGACGCCGGCGCGTGGGACGGTATCGTCGATGAAATTCGAACGCACACGGACGAGATCGACGCCGTCGTTATCACCCACCAGCACGGCGATCACGTCGCCCAGCTCGAGGCCGTCGTGGACGCCTTCGACCCCGACGTATACGCCTACGACGACCATCCGACTCGCACCCACGAACTCGAGGACGGCGATACGGTGACGATCGGCGACGAGTCGTTCGACGTGGTCTACACGCCGGGACACGCCGACGATCACGTCTCGTTCGTCTCGGACAGCTCGCTGTTCTCCGGAGACGTGGCCGTCCACGACGACGGCGCGTTCGAGTACGGGAGTTTCGGCCGCACCGATATGGCCGGTCAGTCCCGCGAGCGACTCATCGAGAGCCTCGAAGAACTGCTCGAGCGCATGCCGAACGGCGGTCGCGCGAGTTCCGAGCGAAGCGAGTCTCCCGGCGTCGAACACATGTACTCGGGTCACGGCGGCGTCTTCCACGGCGACGTACGGGACGTGGTCGAGACGGGGCTCGAACGAGCCGAAAAGCGGGAACCGAAGTATCCCGACGAGTAACGGCGGGCGGCTCCCAAACGATATCGCGTCCGGAACGGTACCGCTGAACGTCGCGGCAAACAGACCGTGTCCGCGGAACGACACCGTCGAACGTCACGATAGTAACCGCCGAGAACTGCGATTGTAATAATCGCTGAGCGTCACGAACGACAGCAGCCGCTGAGCACCACTACACGCGACCGCCGGTCCGGCGTCGAAACTGACGAGAGAGACGAGAACAGAACGAGAGACGAGCCGACCTCGTCGACGGTTATGCGGCTCGAGCTTCCTTCGCCTTCGGACGAAGGTTCTTGTAGCCGCACTTGCGGCAACTGTTTGCGCCCTTCGAGTTGCGGGCGTTACAGCGCATGCAGATCATCTTCTCGAGCGTCCGTTTTTCCGCGGCGTCGAAACTGGCCATACCGCAGGTTACCCGGTCGGACATATAACCGCTGTGATTGCCAGCCGGCGGGTCCGACGGCCGGTCGCTACTCGTCCGTCGCGTCTTCGGCCCCTTCCTCGGCCAGATAGTCCGCCTGTACGGCGACGACCTCGCTCGAGTCCGTACACTCGCTGTATCGTCGAAGGGGCTCCTCGTTGAGCGTGAGGAAGGTCTCGCCCCACCGAAACGGCTCGAGGAGGTCCGCAGCGCGCTCGTACTCGTCGAAGATGCAACACGCGCTCGCGAGCGCCTCGACGGTCGTCAGTCGAAACGGACGACCGTAGTTGACGGGATTGGCGGCGACGAGGAAGGGGAGCGCCCGATGGACGCCGTTCATTCGGAACGACGCCGATTCGGCGGACTCCCACGAGCAATCGAGCGCGACGAGCGTCCCGAGGCCGTCCTCGGCGTCAGCCGGCGAAAGCGCCCGGTCGGCGTGGGGATTGAGGACGACGCCGTAGGGGACCTGCTCCATCCGCCGGTAGAGGGTCGCCTCGTCGAACTTCTCGAGGCGGCGCGCGGTGCACTTCTTCGGATCGTCGTCACCCTCGTAGTAGACGTGACACTCCACGGTCGTCCGTAGGGGGAGCCGAGAGAAAAGGCGTGCGAAACGAAGGCGTGCGGAACGCCCCGGAAGCGAGCCACAGCGGGCGGTTATCAGTCCTCGCAGACCGCCTCGCCGCTGATCAGTCCTCGTGAATCGTCTCACCGCGATTGAGTCGCGCGGCGATCGAAAACGTCTGCTCCGCCTCCCGGCGAGTCGGACCGTGTGCGGCCATGTAGCGGGCGGTCCCGACGAGCGGAACGCGACGCCGTGGTTCCGGGCCGGTGACGGACTCCGATTGCGGTCCCGCTCGATCCTGTAACTCGAACTGTCGGAACGCCGCCTCGAGGTTCTGGAGCGTGTGGAAACCGGCGTCCTCGCGAAGCAGTCCGTGGCCCAGCGTGCGTTTCAACGCCGCCGGATCGCCGCCGCAATCGAAGAACTCGCCGACCAGCCGTCCGGCTTCGTTCACCTCGCCTTCGGTATCGAACGTCTCGAGGAGGTCCTCAAGGATCACGTCCGGATCGCGCCCGGTGTCGTTGTCGCCGGGAGCGGGAATCGGCGCAGGCGGCGTGTTGAGGAACCGATCGAGGTAGACGTTGATGGCGGCGTCGAAGACGCCCCGGTAGAGCTCCACCGCGTCCGTCCGTCGCGTACTCCGGTGGACGGCGTTCGCGTACGTGAACGTGTGGTGGACGGTGTTCCAGTCGCTGAACTCGTTTGCGGTGCCGAACTGCGCGACGCGCGTGCCGGCGGCGGCGGCCACTTCGGCGGCGAGTTCCTCGGTAGTCCCACCCCCGCGAACGGCGTCCGCGAGCGCATCGACGATGGCTTCGGGATCATCTCCGAGCAGCGTCTCCTGAAAGTCGCTCGGCGGAGACCAGGCGTTCCCCGCCCCCGCACTCGCGAGATCCTCGAGCCCGCTCGTCTCCGTCACGTTGCCGCCGTAGACGTCCTCGAGCAACGCGACGAGATCGATCGGCTGTCGCCACGACGATCGCTCGTCGCTCCGCGCGGCGGTGACGAGCGGCTCGATCAGGCTCGACAACGCCGCATCAGCGTGATCCCAACCCACGTGCTCGAGGCTCTCGAAGGCCGTGTTGGTGAAATCGAGCACGTGTCCGGTCGAGAGATACGGATGGTCGGTCGCGGCGGCGAGGATCAGTTCGGCGACCTCGGCTTCGGACCTCCCCGACGCGATCGTGGTGTGAAGACAGCGCTCCGCACCGTCTCGATCACGGACCTCGACGCAGTCTCGGAACCACGACTTCAGCCGGTCGAACGCGACCTCGTCCGTCGAAAACGACGGCTGCTCGAAGTTCGGCGGTTCGCCCGCACAGTCGTTCGCCACGCTGCGAACGCCGGTGTACAGCGCTCGCTTTCGATCCTCGGGTTCGAGGTCGTCGATCACGTTCGCCATGCAGCCGAGAATGGTCAGCCCCGGACCCCATCCCGATTCGCGGTACCGGGTACCGAACTCGAGGGTCGTCGCCATCGGCTCCCGGTAGTCGACCCCAGCGTCGATAAGTCCAATCGTCGACTTCGCAACCACGAGTCGGAGATTCTCCTCGAGGCCGGTTTCGAGGCGCTCGGCCCAGTGCTCTGCGGGCGGTAGCTCACGCGACGGATTCGGATTCACGTAGACGGTGTCGTCCCGAATCCGAGTCGGATACGTCTGCACGTCGTCGGCCCACGGATCGAACGTGTCGCCACAGGAGAGTTCGAATCGCGCGTGGTGCCAGTGACAGGTGAGGATGCCGTCGTCGACGGTTCCTTCGACCAGCGGGAACCCCATGTGCGGGCAGCGGTTGTTCACGGCCCGAACCTCGCCATCGGAGTAAAACACGGCGAGCGGCGTTCCGTCGATGCTCACCAGTTCGCGTCCCGTCTCCTCGAGGTCTGCCAGCGCAACGGCCGCCCGAAATTCATCTGCTGTCGCCATACGAACGCTGTCGACGCACACGCGTGTAAGCGTTCGCTGAACGGAGCTATTGTATTTGAATCGACATGACGCTTCGACTGATCGAAACGGCTCCGATAGCCGCGGGTCTCGCGGCGAAGACCCATCGTTCGGAGTGGCACGTTTTTGGCGCTCGCGGCGAAACGGTCGAGGTATGGATCCGACCGCCCTCGTTCGGCGATACTACGACGCGCTCGACGAGCACGACTACGAGACGCTCGAGGGTCTGCTCGCCCCCGACTTCGTCCAACGCCGACCCGATCGGACGCTCGAGAGTCGCGAGGCGTTCGTCCGCTTCATGCGCGACGACCGGCCGAACCCGGACACGAGCCACGAACTCGAGGGAGTCCTCGCCGACGGCGACCGAGTCGCGGCCCGCGGCCGGGTGCTCGACGGCGAGACGGAACTGTTCGCCTTCGCGGACTTCTTCGACCTCGAGGACGGTCGGATCGAGCGACTCGAGACCTATAGTAGCCACTGACAGTCAATGCACACCTGATCGCACGAGAGCAGCACGGTTCGGAGCGAACGGAGTGGGCGAGAACCGCGGCTGTGCAATGGGTGTGTAAATCGTTTCAATTGTTACTATACTCGCGGTAGGTCGGTGCTTCGCAACTGAGTCCCGCCACAAAAGAGGGCATAGTAGCTAACAGAAGTGTACCCAGTACGTGTGCCCGTTCGAACACGTCACCTTCGTCTGCTCACCGAACGCTGCGACGGAGCGACTGGGTTTCAGTTCGACGTCGTCGGGCACCGAAATACTCGTCTGCGTTGCACACTGTGGACATTTCACCTGTTGTATCGCGGTTACCTGCATCTTCTTTTCCCGTGTGTCCAGACGCCATGCTAGTATATAACACGTATTCAGGAAAACGATAGTAAGTCCGCTACTGGCCGAACGGTCGTGCCACCGCTCCGTTCACACTCGGCAACCGCCAGCGCTTATGCCGAGCAGTTGTTCGGCCCCAACTCGAGTTCCGCTCGTTCCTCGGGTGGTCGCTCCGTCACGCCGCGGTTCAGATCGATGATCTCCTCGTAGTTCGCCGGCTCCTCGCCGCTGTCCGCCATTCGATCCACGAAGTCGGCCTCCTCGAGTTCGAGCAGATCGATTCCAGTGCGCGCGTTTCTGACGGTCGTCGCGATCGCCTCGCCCGGCGCGCCGTGTTCGAACTCGCCGTCCGCGGTGACCGTGACGTGGCCCGGCAGAACGGTGAGTCCCTCCGGCTCGGCCAGGATCGTGCCATGCAACGTCCGGTAGAGCAGTTCCGCCCCTCGCTCGCCCTCGTCCTCGCTGAACTCGAGTTCCGTCCGCCCCACCGACTGGGTGTGCAGCGTGTCGGCGGTCAACAGCGCCTCGTCGTCGACGAGGAGATTGATCATCTCGGTCGTGTGCCCCGGCGCGGCCAGCGTCTTGAGTTCGCGCTCGCCGACGTCGAGGACCGCGTTACGCTCGAGCGACTCGAACTCAAGGTCGACGCCACGGTCGCCGGCCCGCTCGCCGAGGTAGTAGGGGACCTCGAGTCGGTCGGCGAGTTCCCGACCACCGGAAACGTGATCGGCGTGGACGTGCGTATCGATCACGCCCGCGATCGTAAGCCCGGCCTCCTCGGCGGCGATCTCGAACTCGTCGACGTCGCCGGTCGGGTCGACGACGACGGCCTCGCCCGTCGCGTCGCAGCCGACGACGTAGCCCAGACAGCCCTTCGCGCGACGCTGTACCTGAACGATCGTCAACCGGTCGTCGACGTCGAGTTCGACGTGATCGTAGACGCCGCTCCAGCCTTTCATCCCGCCGTCGACGGTTTGGACGTCGTACTCGTCGGTGGCCGACTCGAGGTGCGTCGCTAAGTTGCCCGACGAAATCCCCTTCGCGCACGTGGTGATCACCCGCTCGGCGTCACCGACGAGGTCACGGAACTCCTCGAGACGGCCGTCGAGATCCTCCTCCGGTCCGAACGGGAAGTGTAACGCGCCGGAAATGTGCCACGACTCGTAGCTCTCTTCGGGCCGCGTATCGACGATGGCGAACTCGGTGCCCTCGTCCTGAAGGTCCGCGAGTCGATCAGCGGAGAGTGTGGTGACCATAGCGGATCTACACCGGCATTCGACGTAAGTCTCGCCACGCACATGCCACCGAAACGAAACGCGGTTCCGCGCCTGCCCAGCGGTGTCGGATATCGATCGGCCGCCATCGCGTACAGACTCCCTGCATATAGCGGGAATCGGTCCCTCCACCCTCGAGGCCGGCCCATCACCTGAATGCGTGAGCGATCGTCGGCCTTCGACTCCTGATGGCGAAGTGCTAACGGCGGACCGGAGCAAGCTGACGGGTGATTTTTCTTTCGGCGGCCCTCGTCGCCGTCTCCGTCATCCCCACCGGCGGATTTACCCCGCGACCCGCCGGTAGCGGATTCGACGACGACTCGACCGACCCGTTCGACGACCGAACATTCAACTAGGTTACCTACTAGCGGATTAACTACCACCTATGTCCCTCTCCGATTCCGTTACTGCTACCGTCGCTGTACTCCGCCGCCGACCAGCAGATATCCTGCCGTGGTACCTGCTCGGAGCCGCCATCCCCGCTATCGTTCGCGTCGTTCCGTTTCTCGCCATCGTCGTCGGCTTCATCTATCTCGAGGTAACCGGTCACCTCGCGGTGATACGGGAGGAACTGGCCGGAATGGACACCGAGCCGCCGGATCCGAACGCGAGTCCCGAAGCGTTCGACGAGTGGGTGAGCGGGTTCGAACCCGTCTTCGACCAGGTGTTTACGCTGGGAATGAGCGCACTGATCGTCGTGACGATCATCGTGACGGTTCTCGTGAGCGTGTTCCTCGCTTCCACCGTCGCTGCCGGACAGCTAACGGCCTGTGCGTCCCGGCTGCGAAACGATCGAGGGTTAACCGCCGGTATCGCCGGCGCTCGTCGCTACTGGCTGCGGTTTCTCGGCCTGTACGTTCTCGAGTTTCTGCTGTGGATGGCGGTGCTTCTGACGATCGGAATCGGGACGGCACTCGTCACCGGTATCGCCGTGATGATGACCGGATCGCCGCTGCTCGCCGCCGGTTTTGCAGTCGTGGCTGCACTGATCGTCGTCGTCGTTCTCGCAGCGGTTCGGGCGCTGTTCGCGTTCGCGCCAGTTGCGGTCGTCGTCGACGACGAGACCGTTTTCGGGTCGCTGTCGAACGCCGGCGGGTTCATACGCTCCCGGCCGGTCGGTGCGGTATTCTACTACGCCATCGCCGTCGGAACGATGATCGCGATATCGGTCATCTCGGGCGCGCTCGTCCTCGTCAACGTGATGGCCTTTCCCTCGCTCGTGACCGCGCTGCTCGTCTTCCCGGCGCTCGATCTCCTGAAGACGGCTCTTTACACCGAGCACCGAAACCGACTGACGCCGCCGGTGATGCCGGAGCGCTCGCTCCGTAACCAGTTCACGACCGGCGCTCGACGCGGCTGGTCCGAGATGACGTCGTTCGTTCGGGCCACGCTCGGCACGCACGCGATCGTCGTCGCCCTCGCCCTCGCCAGTTTCTGGGTCGGCTGGGCGGTCGCCGGACCGTTCGCGGGTCCTCTCGAGACCTCGATTTCGGCTCGTCTCGAGGGCCACATCCCGCCGGCCGCGGCGCTCGAGTTCTTCGGAAACAACTGGATGGTCGCGATCACGACGGCCCTCTCCGGGATCGTTCTCGTCCTCCCGGCGATCGCCTCGTTGCTGTTCAACGGCGTCTTCATGGGGGTCTTCGCTCGGACCGAAGTCGAGCCGCTCGAACTCCTCGCGTTCGTGCTCCCCCACGGCGTCTTCGAGATTCCGGCGATCCTCATCGCGACGGCGCTCGGGATCCAGCTCGGTCTCGCCGGCTGGCGGACGCACCAGGGCCGTGCGACGCGGGCGGATCTCGCCGACGCGCTCGAGCGCGCGTTCTGGGTGCTCATCGGTATCGGTATCCTCCTCGCCGTCGCGGGGTTCATCGAGGGCTTCGTCAGCCCCTACTACTTCCGGCTCTTCCTCTGACTTCCTCCTCGTCGTGAACGCGGGTCCCTGTCGCCGAACAACGAGACTCGAGGAACGATCTCGAAGCGATTCGCCGGAGGCGGGGTTACCGGTACGCTTCGAACTCCTCGCCGAACAGCAGGAAGTAGGCCGTTCCGATCAGACCGATCACCGTCGCGATGGCGAACGCGAGGGCCGGGGAGCCGGCGAGCACCGCCTCGCCGGTCAGCGGGTTCGAAAACCCCTCCCAGATCAGGCCGCCCAGTGCGGCGCTCGGGATGACGATCAGGTTCCGCAGAAGGTAGTAGGTACCCGTGACGCGACCGCCAGCGCCCTGCTTCGCCGGGCCGACGATCAGCGCTTTGTGCGCGGGCAGGCCGGCGAAGCGCAACCCGGAGAACGCAAAGAGGACGGCGAGCGCGGCCGCGCTCTCGGGTGCGTTGATGAGTAGGATCGGAAAGATCGCGTAGACGGCGAAGCCGAGTGCGACCACCGGTTTCAGCCCGACCCGTTCGGCGGCTTTCGAGGCCGGAATCATGACCAGTAAGGCGACGAGCATCTCGAGGACGAGCAACATCCCGAAGTACGACTGGGGGCTGAGATCGACGGTGCCGACCGCGGGCATGGAAAGGGAGAGTCCGACCCCGAGAAATCGGGTGACGACGATGACGAAGAAGACGTAGACCATGCCGTTGGAGAACCGAACGAGGGTGTCGCCGATCAACAGCGGACGGAGTTCGTCGGGCATGGCTCGCAGGTCCGTGAGGACCTGTGAGACGCCCTCGAACTCCTTGCCGAAACTGTCCTCCGCGGCTTCGTAGAGGAAATGCTGGACGAGGGTGCCGAGAACACCGAAGACGAGCGCGACGATCAGGATCAGCTGGAACGCGATCCGAACGTCGGCATCGCCCGAACCGAAGGGGAAGAAGAGGACGGCAGCGATCAGCGGGCCGACGAGAAAGGCGGTGCGACGAAACGTTTCGGTGCTCGCGAAGCCGGCAGCTAACTGCGACGGGGGGACCGCCTGCTTGACGATGGCATAGGTCGCGCCGAGTCCGAACGACTTCCAGGCCTGTGCGAGGATCAACCCGACGAAGACGGCGACGATGGCGAGCGACGTCGGCCCGGCCGAAACGTCCGCGAACAGGGGTGCGGCGAGCCAGATACCGAAACCGAGCGTCGAACACAGCCCGAACGCGGTCAGGGCGTACCGCGAGCCGATTCGATCCGAAACCGCCCCGCCGGGGTAGGGGTAGAGGGCGCTGATAACGTTCCCGAAGGTCCCGAACAAGCCGATGACGATCGCCGTCGCGCCCAGCGCGGACATGTACTCCGCCATGTACCGGTTCGTCATCTGGAACCCCAGACTGAACGCGAACATCGCCGCAGAGAGGACGATGACGTCGCGCTCGAGCGCGAAGAACTGCCGAAAGGCGTCGAGCGGATCGGCCTCCTCGTTCCTCGAGTCACCCTGCTCGAGACTCATACGCCTACAGTGCTCGCCCAGGGGACTTTGCGTTTCGCGTTCGGCGACGGGCGGACCGACGGCGGGTCGACCACCGAAACCCCGCTCCGGCTGGCGGACACCGAACCAATAAAGACGAACCGGTCCGTCGTCAGGGACATGACGACGACGCTCGGAACGGCGAGCGCGGGGCCCGGAGAGATCGATACGGGCCGTCTCGAGGTGGGCGAAACCCGGGACGGAAGTTCGGTCGGTCTGCCCGTCGCCGTGATCAACGGCGAACGGGCGGGAAAGACCCTCTACATGCAGGCGGCGAGCGACGGTGACGAACTCAACGGAATCGGCGTCATCCAGCGCGTCGTCCCCCGGATCGATCCCGCCGAAATCG contains:
- a CDS encoding stage II sporulation protein M: MSLSDSVTATVAVLRRRPADILPWYLLGAAIPAIVRVVPFLAIVVGFIYLEVTGHLAVIREELAGMDTEPPDPNASPEAFDEWVSGFEPVFDQVFTLGMSALIVVTIIVTVLVSVFLASTVAAGQLTACASRLRNDRGLTAGIAGARRYWLRFLGLYVLEFLLWMAVLLTIGIGTALVTGIAVMMTGSPLLAAGFAVVAALIVVVVLAAVRALFAFAPVAVVVDDETVFGSLSNAGGFIRSRPVGAVFYYAIAVGTMIAISVISGALVLVNVMAFPSLVTALLVFPALDLLKTALYTEHRNRLTPPVMPERSLRNQFTTGARRGWSEMTSFVRATLGTHAIVVALALASFWVGWAVAGPFAGPLETSISARLEGHIPPAAALEFFGNNWMVAITTALSGIVLVLPAIASLLFNGVFMGVFARTEVEPLELLAFVLPHGVFEIPAILIATALGIQLGLAGWRTHQGRATRADLADALERAFWVLIGIGILLAVAGFIEGFVSPYYFRLFL
- a CDS encoding MFS transporter; translated protein: MSLEQGDSRNEEADPLDAFRQFFALERDVIVLSAAMFAFSLGFQMTNRYMAEYMSALGATAIVIGLFGTFGNVISALYPYPGGAVSDRIGSRYALTAFGLCSTLGFGIWLAAPLFADVSAGPTSLAIVAVFVGLILAQAWKSFGLGATYAIVKQAVPPSQLAAGFASTETFRRTAFLVGPLIAAVLFFPFGSGDADVRIAFQLILIVALVFGVLGTLVQHFLYEAAEDSFGKEFEGVSQVLTDLRAMPDELRPLLIGDTLVRFSNGMVYVFFVIVVTRFLGVGLSLSMPAVGTVDLSPQSYFGMLLVLEMLVALLVMIPASKAAERVGLKPVVALGFAVYAIFPILLINAPESAAALAVLFAFSGLRFAGLPAHKALIVGPAKQGAGGRVTGTYYLLRNLIVIPSAALGGLIWEGFSNPLTGEAVLAGSPALAFAIATVIGLIGTAYFLLFGEEFEAYR